One window of Clostridia bacterium genomic DNA carries:
- a CDS encoding NUDIX hydrolase has product MLVRNCAGGVVFSGEKVLLLKNEKGEWVLPKGIIRNGDLSNEVALKRVKEEAGVSAEIISTAGRTHYEFFSVTRQRPVCNKITWYIMKSLNEEYNVNKQENFTDGGFFKIDEALERVTYSQDKSLLNLSFQKLKDLA; this is encoded by the coding sequence ATGCTTGTTAGAAACTGTGCGGGTGGTGTGGTTTTCTCAGGTGAAAAGGTATTACTCCTTAAAAATGAGAAGGGCGAATGGGTACTTCCAAAAGGAATAATACGTAATGGGGACTTATCCAATGAAGTTGCTCTCAAAAGAGTAAAAGAAGAAGCAGGTGTCTCGGCAGAGATAATTTCTACAGCAGGACGTACTCACTATGAATTCTTTTCTGTAACACGTCAAAGACCAGTCTGTAATAAGATAACATGGTATATAATGAAATCCCTGAATGAAGAATATAACGTAAATAAACAAGAAAATTTTACTGACGGAGGTTTCTTTAAAATTGATGAAGCTCTTGAGAGAGTTACGTATAGTCAGGATAAATCTTTGCTGAATCTTTCCTTTCAAAAACTGAAGGATTTGGCTTAA
- the hflX gene encoding GTPase HflX encodes MRKSIIDELEGLYELEVAKGDFLPEELAIKLADITGRINREIAVYINRKGGIEDISIGDNATVSLPEVEGRRGKSRLTGIRCIHTHPNGDGMLSEVDISSLLKLRLDAMAAIGVKDGRIVQVYAAIPVKADEGNFCNADIYGPFRPGSPEMNSLFNLIEDIDRSHKEVLFANETEKERAILVGLESASGRILNGKSEGERSIGELEELALTAGVTVVHTVLQKKASKDPAYYIGKGMVENLCLLRQAINADLIIFDDELSGAQVRNIENATGAKVIDRTVLILDIFAQRARSKEGKLQVELAQLKYRLPRLTGLGQQLSRLGGGIGTRGPGEKKLEVDKRHIRRRISYLEHELKNLSTRRGLAREGRKKADVPVIALVGYTNVGKSTLMNRLCSSDVFAENKLFATLDPTTRSFTLPDGRTALLVDTVGFIRKLPHELVEAFKSTLEEAVFADVLMHVADASSEEAEEQIKVVDELLSSLGAMDKPIVMVLNKIDLIPEDSALIPVIKSDISVFEVSAAGGQGLDKLLHGLAAIVPKEEMEAVLFAPYSDGWVLPYIHENGKVISEDYTEDGVRIKAIIKKPKVEKLRKYLAEK; translated from the coding sequence TTGAGGAAGTCCATAATTGATGAACTGGAAGGACTATATGAACTGGAAGTTGCCAAAGGTGATTTTTTGCCTGAGGAACTTGCAATAAAACTTGCTGATATTACAGGAAGAATTAATAGGGAAATTGCCGTATATATAAATAGAAAAGGCGGTATAGAGGATATAAGTATCGGTGATAATGCCACCGTATCACTGCCTGAGGTGGAAGGCAGAAGGGGTAAATCCAGACTGACGGGAATAAGGTGTATACATACCCATCCAAACGGGGACGGTATGCTGTCGGAGGTCGATATCAGCTCACTGCTGAAATTAAGATTGGATGCTATGGCCGCCATAGGCGTAAAAGACGGTCGCATTGTCCAGGTTTATGCAGCGATTCCCGTAAAGGCAGATGAAGGAAATTTTTGCAATGCAGATATATACGGTCCTTTTAGACCTGGCAGTCCGGAGATGAATTCCCTTTTCAACCTGATAGAAGATATTGACAGAAGCCATAAGGAAGTCCTGTTTGCGAATGAAACTGAAAAGGAAAGAGCTATTCTGGTTGGCTTGGAGAGTGCATCAGGTAGAATCCTTAATGGGAAAAGTGAAGGCGAAAGGTCTATCGGAGAGTTGGAAGAACTGGCGTTAACAGCAGGAGTAACGGTAGTACATACGGTGCTGCAGAAGAAGGCTTCAAAAGACCCGGCTTACTACATCGGAAAAGGGATGGTAGAGAACCTTTGCCTTCTCAGACAAGCTATAAATGCGGATTTGATTATTTTTGACGACGAGCTTTCCGGTGCACAGGTAAGAAACATTGAAAATGCAACAGGTGCAAAGGTTATTGACAGGACAGTCCTTATACTGGATATATTTGCACAGAGAGCCCGGTCAAAGGAAGGTAAGCTTCAGGTAGAACTGGCCCAACTAAAATACAGGCTTCCAAGATTAACGGGTCTAGGGCAGCAGCTTTCCAGGCTGGGCGGCGGAATAGGCACCAGAGGTCCTGGGGAAAAGAAGCTTGAGGTTGATAAAAGGCATATCAGAAGGAGAATTTCCTATCTGGAGCATGAACTGAAAAATCTGAGCACAAGGCGTGGTCTTGCGCGGGAGGGACGGAAGAAAGCGGATGTTCCTGTGATTGCTCTTGTGGGGTATACAAATGTAGGTAAGTCTACTTTGATGAACAGGCTTTGCAGCTCGGACGTCTTTGCAGAAAACAAGCTGTTTGCCACGCTTGATCCGACGACAAGGAGTTTTACCCTGCCTGATGGGAGAACTGCCTTGCTTGTTGACACTGTAGGTTTTATCAGAAAGCTTCCGCATGAGCTCGTAGAGGCGTTTAAGTCTACCCTTGAGGAAGCCGTTTTTGCAGATGTTCTTATGCATGTTGCAGATGCATCCTCAGAAGAAGCGGAAGAACAAATAAAGGTGGTCGATGAACTCTTAAGCAGCCTTGGAGCTATGGACAAACCAATAGTAATGGTTCTGAACAAGATCGATCTGATTCCTGAAGATTCAGCTCTTATTCCGGTCATAAAATCCGATATAAGCGTGTTTGAAGTTTCTGCAGCAGGGGGACAAGGACTGGATAAATTGCTTCACGGATTGGCTGCTATAGTTCCTAAAGAGGAAATGGAAGCCGTATTATTTGCACCATACAGTGACGGTTGGGTTTTGCCTTATATACATGAGAACGGTAAAGTAATCAGTGAGGATTACACTGAAGACGGTGTAAGAATAAAGGCTATAATCAAAAAGCCAAAAGTAGAGAAGTTAAGGAAGTATTTAGCAGAGAAATAG
- a CDS encoding MFS transporter, translated as MMISSRLRIKVKDFFPALRHRNFRYYWFGMIVSLTGTWIQNIGLSWLIYSITKSPFLLGLAGTLQFLPMLLLSLFAGAVIDKLPKRKILILTQGLSMVTASSMGILVFTGHIRYWHILVLATLLGLINTFDMPTRQSFMIELVGRSDLMNAIALNSAVFNAARIVGPAIAGILMGFAGIAFCFILNALSFIPVLIGLVRIDTEPVIRHRSAGESLLYEVRQGLVYISGSRILYRNILSVTVISIFAMNFSVLVPVLVKNILNHGEMGFGFLMSFMGIGSLSGALLTAVNSKIKPGRLVLILNPLCVAVLLVMIGLSGHYYFTAILLAAAGFFITSFFTTANSTLQVNSKDEFRGRVISVYTLVFGGTTPIGNFFTGSIAEKLGPQAGFIICGIIILVFSAVLLAKKDRNKAGIEGNY; from the coding sequence ATGATGATTTCAAGTAGATTGAGGATAAAAGTAAAGGATTTCTTTCCTGCACTTAGGCATAGAAATTTCAGATACTACTGGTTTGGCATGATCGTTTCCTTAACAGGAACATGGATTCAAAACATAGGACTGTCATGGCTGATCTATTCTATTACAAAGTCGCCGTTCCTGCTCGGTTTGGCGGGTACCCTGCAATTTTTACCCATGCTGCTGTTGTCACTTTTTGCAGGGGCTGTTATAGATAAGCTGCCGAAAAGGAAAATATTGATACTGACACAGGGCTTATCCATGGTTACAGCTTCAAGTATGGGAATACTGGTATTTACCGGGCATATCAGATACTGGCATATACTGGTGCTTGCAACATTACTGGGACTGATAAATACTTTTGATATGCCAACAAGGCAGTCGTTTATGATTGAGCTGGTCGGCAGGTCTGACTTGATGAATGCTATCGCTCTTAATTCGGCTGTGTTCAATGCTGCAAGAATAGTTGGCCCTGCTATAGCAGGTATACTTATGGGTTTTGCAGGGATAGCCTTCTGCTTTATACTCAATGCCTTGAGCTTTATACCTGTTCTAATCGGACTTGTACGTATTGATACAGAGCCTGTCATAAGGCATAGAAGTGCCGGGGAAAGCTTATTGTATGAAGTACGGCAAGGGTTGGTGTATATATCGGGCAGCAGGATACTATACAGAAACATTCTTTCAGTAACTGTTATCAGCATATTTGCAATGAACTTCAGTGTTCTTGTACCTGTACTTGTTAAAAACATATTGAACCATGGTGAGATGGGTTTCGGCTTTCTTATGTCGTTTATGGGAATAGGTTCTCTGTCAGGTGCTTTGTTAACTGCTGTAAATAGTAAAATCAAACCGGGGAGACTAGTACTTATACTAAACCCTTTGTGTGTTGCAGTTCTTCTTGTAATGATAGGTTTATCGGGACATTATTATTTTACAGCCATATTGCTGGCTGCAGCAGGCTTTTTCATCACATCGTTTTTTACCACTGCAAACTCGACACTGCAGGTCAACTCAAAGGATGAGTTCAGGGGAAGGGTAATCAGTGTTTATACGCTGGTGTTTGGGGGTACAACTCCAATCGGAAATTTCTTTACCGGAAGTATTGCAGAAAAGCTGGGGCCGCAGGCAGGCTTTATCATTTGCGGTATTATCATATTGGTGTTCAGTGCTGTATTGCTTGCTAAGAAAGATAGGAATAAAGCCGGCATAGAGGGAAATTATTAA
- a CDS encoding sugar transferase, producing MHKSNKQAHANVQLYIYDILIVGFSYLLSYLIAYQITTLNDIHEYMWILIIYIPLFILIMNNSGMYNNTTFMYYDRILRNILFSSLLSGLFIAAMIFFIKEDTFSRILYMSFLITCITLLVIARYIYTFVIRKHSKNGIKNIIIIGNSRIADKFIYYLGKTDILINIVEYIRIDSKKQLEDQIRLGTLIALDEILKEKVIDEVIFAVPKNYISEVEKYALICEEMGVTISMVLDLYKFKVARTCLTSIGTLPMLTFHTVCLNSFQLFSKRLIDIVGSIVGLLITSAVSIFIIPAIKIDSRGPILFCQERVGINGRKFKLYKFRSMTVDAEDRKKQLLSQNEVSGNLMFKIKNDPRITNVGRFLRASSLDELPQFINVLKGEMSLVGTRPPTCDEVNQYENHHWRRISIKPGLTGMWQVSGRSEITDFDEVVKLDTQYIDNWSVWLDIKIIFKTFKTVFSKKGAM from the coding sequence ATGCATAAATCAAATAAGCAAGCCCATGCAAACGTACAACTATATATTTATGATATTCTGATAGTCGGCTTTTCCTACCTGCTCTCGTATCTTATAGCATATCAGATAACTACACTGAATGATATACACGAATATATGTGGATTCTCATAATATACATACCGTTATTTATACTTATAATGAACAATTCAGGAATGTACAACAATACAACCTTTATGTATTATGACCGGATTTTGCGGAATATTTTATTCTCTTCACTGCTTTCAGGTTTATTTATTGCTGCCATGATATTCTTCATAAAAGAAGATACATTCAGCCGCATACTATATATGTCATTCTTAATAACCTGCATTACTCTTCTGGTAATTGCACGTTATATTTACACATTTGTAATAAGAAAACACTCAAAAAACGGTATTAAGAACATAATCATTATCGGCAACAGCAGGATTGCAGATAAATTCATTTACTACCTGGGAAAGACAGACATATTGATAAACATAGTTGAGTATATCCGTATAGACTCCAAAAAACAGCTTGAAGACCAGATCAGACTGGGTACTTTAATAGCTTTAGATGAAATTCTGAAGGAAAAGGTCATCGACGAGGTTATTTTTGCTGTTCCTAAAAATTATATAAGCGAAGTTGAAAAATACGCATTGATTTGTGAGGAAATGGGGGTTACCATAAGTATGGTTCTGGATCTTTACAAATTTAAAGTCGCCAGAACATGCCTGACAAGCATTGGAACTCTTCCGATGCTCACTTTTCACACCGTATGCCTCAACAGCTTCCAATTGTTTTCTAAAAGGCTGATTGATATCGTAGGATCTATTGTAGGCTTGCTGATTACCAGCGCAGTTTCTATATTCATAATACCTGCAATAAAAATTGATTCACGTGGCCCGATATTGTTTTGTCAGGAAAGGGTCGGTATAAACGGCCGTAAATTCAAGCTTTATAAATTCAGATCTATGACCGTGGATGCAGAAGACAGAAAGAAACAACTCCTATCACAAAATGAAGTGAGTGGAAATCTGATGTTCAAGATAAAAAACGATCCCAGAATAACAAATGTAGGAAGATTTTTAAGAGCTTCCAGTCTGGATGAGCTTCCGCAATTCATAAATGTACTTAAGGGTGAAATGAGCCTGGTTGGTACAAGACCACCTACATGCGACGAAGTCAACCAATATGAAAACCACCACTGGAGGAGGATAAGTATAAAGCCCGGGCTTACCGGGATGTGGCAAGTAAGCGGCAGAAGCGAAATAACAGATTTTGATGAGGTTGTAAAACTAGATACCCAGTACATAGACAACTGGTCTGTTTGGCTGGATATTAAAATAATCTTTAAAACCTTCAAAACAGTATTTTCTAAAAAAGGGGCGATGTAA
- a CDS encoding tyrosine protein phosphatase — translation MIDIHSHIIFGIDDGAVTLEHSCNMLREAHNSGVTAIIATPHYKQDMYEAGLVQKNWEELQGYADCFKIKLLAGCEMRMNAFLPEMVSGKKELALNKTRFILIELPPDKIPSCSEDVFYRLRQNQFTPVIAHPERNRTLAGNFSLYKKWVEAGYLMQVDSASILGHNGWKVKAFTKKIIKMKLIHFIASDAHDAYDYREYTGRAYERVVGWAGQEFAHSVYFKNAEDLLMKC, via the coding sequence ATGATAGACATTCACAGCCATATCATATTCGGTATTGATGACGGTGCAGTGACACTTGAACACTCTTGCAACATGCTGCGGGAGGCTCATAATTCAGGGGTAACCGCAATAATTGCTACACCGCATTACAAACAGGATATGTATGAAGCAGGATTGGTACAGAAAAATTGGGAAGAATTGCAGGGATATGCAGACTGTTTTAAGATAAAGCTTTTAGCAGGTTGTGAAATGCGAATGAATGCCTTTTTGCCGGAAATGGTTTCTGGGAAAAAAGAACTGGCACTTAATAAAACCCGGTTTATTCTTATAGAATTGCCGCCCGACAAGATTCCTTCATGCTCTGAGGATGTTTTTTACCGACTGCGGCAAAATCAGTTCACTCCAGTGATTGCACATCCGGAGAGAAACCGTACTTTGGCAGGAAATTTTTCGCTTTATAAAAAATGGGTTGAAGCTGGATACCTGATGCAGGTAGACTCAGCAAGCATACTTGGACACAATGGGTGGAAGGTTAAGGCTTTCACAAAAAAGATTATTAAAATGAAGCTGATACATTTTATTGCCTCCGATGCTCATGATGCTTATGATTACAGAGAATATACAGGCAGAGCCTATGAAAGGGTTGTGGGGTGGGCAGGACAGGAATTTGCACATAGTGTGTACTTTAAAAATGCAGAAGATCTGCTGATGAAGTGCTAA
- a CDS encoding transglutaminase-like domain-containing protein, whose amino-acid sequence MFFIRRTGIVLLICVYILLNLTNTAVLASDDKVAVNLNSLKKGLVKISCTSSGNKRIKVIIQKDGHKYTYDLKNDGSYESFPLQMGNGGYRVSILKNVKENKYAFLKTEFLSLELNNENAVFLNSIQNISWDKDCKVAKAASELTKGLKDDECKIKALYAYIVDNFDYDYDKMKKVKEGYVPDLNVFMRTRRGICYDFSSLFAAMSRSVGIPAKLIKGNAKSVTGYHSWNEVYIKGRWVIVDTATDAQLKEGKDLFLAEKSPEEYIKDKEY is encoded by the coding sequence GTGTTTTTTATCCGTAGAACTGGTATTGTATTGCTTATATGCGTTTATATCCTGCTCAATTTGACAAATACTGCGGTGCTCGCATCGGATGACAAGGTTGCGGTAAACCTTAATTCCTTAAAAAAGGGATTGGTTAAGATCAGCTGTACATCAAGCGGCAATAAGCGTATAAAGGTAATTATTCAAAAGGATGGGCATAAGTATACCTATGACCTGAAAAATGACGGTTCGTATGAAAGTTTTCCGCTTCAAATGGGAAATGGGGGATATAGGGTCAGTATTCTTAAAAATGTTAAGGAAAATAAGTATGCTTTTTTAAAGACGGAATTTTTGTCATTAGAACTGAATAATGAAAACGCCGTATTTTTAAATTCCATACAGAATATTTCTTGGGACAAGGATTGCAAAGTGGCAAAAGCAGCTTCAGAACTGACTAAGGGTCTAAAGGATGATGAATGTAAGATAAAAGCTCTTTATGCATATATCGTAGATAATTTTGACTATGATTATGACAAGATGAAAAAAGTAAAAGAAGGATATGTTCCGGATTTGAATGTTTTTATGAGGACTAGAAGAGGGATTTGCTATGATTTTTCCTCATTGTTTGCAGCAATGTCAAGAAGTGTAGGAATACCTGCGAAACTGATAAAAGGAAATGCGAAAAGCGTGACAGGATATCATTCATGGAATGAGGTCTATATAAAGGGCAGATGGGTAATCGTTGATACAGCAACTGATGCACAGCTCAAAGAGGGAAAAGATCTTTTTTTAGCAGAAAAAAGCCCTGAGGAGTATATAAAAGATAAGGAATACTGA
- a CDS encoding class D sortase, with amino-acid sequence MKKISVILISIGLIIALIPIAGRIYTGYRQSQLLKEWEEAAQDPVLEYEKLQSAFDTGTSSVDKPASPDNKYQKKGNTSAQTKNAAERKERVIPKKGEKPKPELKVIGTIEIKKINLKLPVFEGTGHDSLSVGAGHLKGSGDIGGAGNCVIAGHRNYTFARFFRRLDELQDGDQIVLYADTKKYIYEVYEQLIVFPDDISVLKGDKSDSILTLITCHPYYNADRRLIIRGKIIKK; translated from the coding sequence ATGAAAAAAATTTCAGTTATTCTGATTTCCATAGGATTAATCATAGCTTTGATTCCCATCGCCGGAAGGATTTATACAGGATATAGGCAGTCCCAGCTGCTTAAGGAGTGGGAGGAAGCAGCACAGGACCCGGTACTGGAATATGAAAAACTGCAGTCCGCATTTGACACCGGAACCTCGTCGGTTGATAAACCTGCTTCTCCGGATAACAAATACCAGAAGAAAGGGAATACGAGTGCCCAGACTAAGAATGCTGCTGAGAGAAAAGAGAGGGTTATTCCTAAAAAGGGTGAAAAGCCAAAACCGGAATTGAAAGTGATAGGGACTATAGAAATAAAAAAGATCAATTTAAAACTTCCGGTTTTTGAAGGAACCGGCCATGACAGCCTGAGCGTAGGAGCAGGACACCTGAAAGGCTCTGGAGATATAGGGGGGGCTGGCAACTGTGTTATTGCCGGACATAGGAACTATACCTTTGCACGTTTTTTCAGAAGATTGGATGAGCTGCAGGATGGGGATCAGATTGTCTTATACGCGGACACAAAAAAATACATATATGAGGTATATGAGCAATTGATTGTCTTTCCGGATGATATCAGTGTTTTGAAAGGAGATAAGAGTGACAGTATCCTGACTTTGATTACATGCCATCCGTACTACAACGCAGACAGGAGGCTGATAATCCGCGGGAAAATAATAAAAAAGTGA
- a CDS encoding Ig-like domain-containing protein: protein MKKASLKRCFSFLLSITVFLTFLFVPISFVHAQTSLVNVSVTSDGTNLCVKFTLTDNSWSMTQTNVAAGTITRNKTHNPSINDSYTEVINFSDAGLTKGQTVSVQASAVVQKPGDGQSEDKAITIVSDTGTQVMDDCGNWVSSSEAWISDSWCLIPKIFDNAKMIWKSFNVSEPLNGEIAEFRREFNIDGDPVSMQIDITCDNGYEVRINGNTIGSAQVRGDWKNSGLTKEFVDHNGWEIPEVYTVSGSLLKVGANILEITGVDEYMGYLDGEEDGTVETNPAGLIYKAVVNYKKSSSGEGTRETLNYSMDYTIPAENPENRAPVASNDSYSVNKNGVLTISAPGILLNDSDPDGDSITATRLSDPANGTLALNTDGSFIYTPQKGFTGSDYFTYRVWDTHESSSEAATVTISVNKNTDNSEESGDNTGNGQYQSNTTPANKPPTAANDSYTTDQDEVLKVEVPGVLSNDSDPEGSILVAVKETDPISGTVIINKDGSFEYIPKDGFFGDDSFKYHVTDTSGNSSGTATVTVAIREKAAVMQVLQDETPTAVDDLYSISEDEVLKEKDPGVLSNDSNPEGGAVMAINDSEPQNGTLAFYRDGSFEYTPNTGFSGIDTFMYHIIDKNGNVSNSAKVTIDVVARIIEIEDEPVPLDPVEGKGSLPKTGGVPAEIFYGLGTAIIGIGVFIRKKSRM, encoded by the coding sequence ATGAAGAAAGCAAGCTTGAAAAGGTGTTTTTCTTTTTTATTGTCAATCACAGTGTTTTTAACTTTCTTATTTGTCCCAATAAGTTTTGTCCATGCACAGACCTCATTAGTAAATGTAAGTGTAACTAGTGACGGAACAAATCTATGTGTAAAATTCACGCTCACTGACAACAGCTGGAGCATGACCCAGACTAATGTTGCTGCCGGGACAATAACCCGGAATAAAACACACAATCCTTCAATAAATGATTCATATACTGAAGTTATAAATTTCTCTGATGCAGGATTAACTAAAGGACAGACGGTAAGCGTACAGGCAAGTGCAGTTGTTCAGAAACCGGGGGACGGCCAGAGCGAAGATAAGGCTATAACTATTGTTAGTGATACCGGAACACAGGTCATGGACGATTGCGGTAACTGGGTATCGTCATCAGAAGCATGGATTTCGGATTCCTGGTGCTTGATTCCAAAGATATTTGATAATGCCAAGATGATATGGAAAAGTTTTAATGTAAGTGAACCTTTAAATGGAGAAATAGCAGAGTTCAGGAGAGAATTCAATATCGACGGCGATCCTGTATCGATGCAGATCGACATTACCTGCGACAATGGATATGAAGTAAGAATAAACGGCAATACTATCGGCTCGGCACAGGTTAGGGGGGACTGGAAAAACAGCGGCTTGACCAAAGAGTTTGTAGACCATAACGGATGGGAGATACCGGAAGTATACACTGTTAGCGGCAGTTTACTGAAAGTAGGAGCAAATATATTGGAAATAACAGGAGTAGACGAATATATGGGCTATCTGGATGGAGAGGAAGACGGTACTGTCGAAACAAATCCTGCAGGGCTTATATATAAGGCAGTAGTAAACTATAAAAAAAGCTCTTCCGGAGAAGGAACAAGAGAGACTCTGAATTATTCAATGGATTACACCATACCGGCAGAAAACCCGGAGAACAGAGCACCGGTTGCATCCAATGACAGTTATTCGGTTAATAAAAACGGTGTACTTACAATATCTGCGCCGGGTATATTGCTTAATGACAGTGATCCCGACGGAGATTCGATTACTGCAACTAGACTAAGCGACCCGGCAAACGGAACACTTGCCCTGAATACAGACGGTTCCTTTATCTATACCCCGCAGAAGGGGTTTACGGGTAGTGACTACTTTACATACCGCGTATGGGACACTCATGAGAGTTCCAGTGAAGCTGCTACTGTGACTATAAGTGTTAACAAGAATACTGATAATTCCGAAGAGTCGGGCGACAATACGGGAAACGGGCAGTATCAGAGTAATACGACACCGGCAAATAAGCCGCCTACAGCAGCCAATGACAGCTATACCACAGATCAGGATGAGGTGTTGAAGGTGGAGGTACCCGGAGTATTATCTAATGACAGCGATCCGGAGGGGAGTATTTTGGTTGCGGTCAAGGAAACCGACCCTATAAGCGGGACTGTTATAATTAACAAGGATGGCTCTTTCGAGTATATTCCCAAGGATGGATTTTTTGGCGATGACAGCTTTAAATATCATGTGACCGATACGAGCGGAAATTCTAGCGGTACAGCTACAGTAACAGTCGCTATCAGGGAAAAAGCTGCAGTTATGCAGGTTTTGCAGGACGAAACACCTACTGCAGTAGATGACCTGTATTCCATAAGTGAGGATGAGGTATTGAAAGAGAAAGATCCCGGTGTACTGTCCAATGACAGCAACCCTGAAGGGGGAGCTGTGATGGCAATAAATGATAGTGAACCGCAAAACGGAACACTTGCGTTTTATCGGGATGGATCTTTTGAATATACGCCTAACACAGGTTTTTCCGGTATTGATACATTTATGTATCATATAATTGATAAGAACGGTAATGTAAGCAATAGTGCCAAAGTTACTATAGATGTTGTTGCCAGGATTATTGAAATAGAAGATGAGCCTGTACCTCTTGATCCTGTGGAAGGTAAGGGAAGCCTTCCTAAAACAGGTGGTGTTCCTGCGGAAATATTCTATGGCTTAGGGACTGCAATAATAGGTATCGGAGTTTTCATAAGAAAGAAAAGCAGAATGTAA
- a CDS encoding MBL fold metallo-hydrolase, whose amino-acid sequence MSELINLALRKIVNARTSIEAYGWGKGKLVDGREKSDLYYAKGFSSGPNPVPDKNEWVEVDLGADCSFNQIKLFPRSDILSVNGLTAGFPVDYSIQVKPENGVYSVISSVTGQQDLQGNPRIFSFETLNARYVKVNVTKLGNPPKDEPRVYRFQLAELEIFNIPIGEPVPKKMLVHTINVGYGDSILIQTPNGKTMLIDSGRYISQIEKHPVINHLKAVGINRIDTVLSTHPHTDHAGGQVQVLESFDFGKVILPSTVEYPATLRICERKGAELVIAKTGTQIGLDPDVTMSIIAPNGTNYYDSNNKSIVVKMKYGNTGFLFAADAVHQSQKEMISKGYDLKSDFLKVAHHGLWDSMLPEFFQAVSPKHAVISTSDPVTNLMNIPTGAALQLADANIETYITSLSGTVIATSDGNNIGFDKNPTTLRP is encoded by the coding sequence ATGTCGGAATTAATTAATCTTGCACTAAGGAAGATTGTAAACGCAAGAACCAGCATTGAAGCGTACGGCTGGGGCAAAGGCAAACTGGTGGACGGAAGAGAAAAAAGTGATCTTTATTATGCGAAAGGATTCTCAAGTGGCCCCAATCCGGTTCCTGACAAAAATGAGTGGGTAGAGGTAGACTTGGGTGCAGACTGCAGCTTTAACCAGATAAAACTGTTTCCCCGCAGTGACATATTGTCAGTGAATGGCTTGACAGCAGGATTCCCTGTTGATTATTCCATACAGGTAAAGCCGGAAAATGGGGTTTATTCGGTAATCAGCAGTGTAACCGGACAGCAGGATCTGCAAGGGAACCCGCGGATATTCAGCTTTGAAACACTGAACGCAAGATATGTGAAGGTCAATGTAACGAAATTAGGTAACCCTCCCAAGGATGAACCCAGGGTATATAGATTCCAATTAGCTGAATTGGAGATATTCAATATACCGATCGGTGAGCCTGTACCGAAAAAAATGCTGGTTCATACAATTAATGTAGGGTACGGGGATTCTATTCTTATACAGACTCCAAATGGAAAAACAATGCTGATCGACTCAGGCAGGTATATTTCTCAGATAGAAAAACACCCGGTTATAAATCATCTGAAAGCAGTAGGAATAAATAGGATTGATACTGTTCTAAGCACTCATCCTCACACGGATCATGCCGGAGGACAGGTACAGGTACTGGAGTCTTTTGATTTCGGGAAAGTAATATTGCCCAGTACGGTTGAGTATCCCGCTACACTACGTATTTGCGAGAGAAAGGGCGCTGAATTGGTTATAGCAAAAACAGGAACTCAAATCGGGCTTGACCCCGACGTAACCATGAGTATTATAGCCCCTAACGGTACCAATTACTATGATTCAAACAACAAATCAATAGTGGTGAAAATGAAGTACGGCAATACGGGCTTCCTGTTTGCTGCCGATGCAGTACACCAATCCCAGAAGGAAATGATCTCTAAAGGGTATGATCTGAAATCTGATTTTCTTAAAGTTGCACACCATGGATTATGGGACAGTATGCTGCCGGAATTTTTCCAGGCGGTATCACCAAAACATGCAGTTATCTCCACAAGTGATCCTGTAACTAATCTGATGAATATTCCAACGGGAGCGGCCCTCCAACTAGCCGATGCGAATATTGAAACATATATTACCAGTTTATCAGGTACAGTAATAGCGACGTCCGACGGAAATAACATCGGATTTGATAAAAATCCTACCACACTAAGACCATAA